In Dendropsophus ebraccatus isolate aDenEbr1 chromosome 14, aDenEbr1.pat, whole genome shotgun sequence, the following proteins share a genomic window:
- the LOC138771967 gene encoding tigger transposable element-derived protein 1-like encodes MDQQVISNLKKLYTKKMSAKSFEATEADKNLTLKEFWKTTFTILDWVRLIVSAWNDISICVLNSAWKPLWPSVVHDADASVSHQQDNIKQEIVTLAQSMGLEVDEDDVEELIQDHERELTTGELIELENSTEHDSGEEERCEDDHVVIVQEIEQSVFFLGSCEECCPKTPRHCSC; translated from the coding sequence ATGGACCAACAGGTCATCTCTAACTTAAAGAAGCTATACACCAAGAAGATGTCTGCAAAATCCTTTGAAGCAACTGAAGCAGACAAAAACTTGACACTGAAAGAGTTCTGGAAAACTACATTTACCATCTTGGACTGGGTGAGGCTAATTGTTAGTGCATGGAATGACATTTCCATTTGTGTCCTTAATTCTGCCTGGAAACCTTTGTGGCCTTCTGTCGTACACGATGCTGATGCTTCTGTGTCACATCAGCAAGATAACATTAAACAGGAAATTGTCACTCTGGCTCAGTCTATGGGTTTGGAAGTGGATGAAGATGATGTAGAGGAACTGATTCAAGACCATGAGAGAGAGCTGACAACAGGAGAGCTAATTGAGCTTGAGAATTCAACAGAGCACGACAGTGGAGAAGAGGAACGTTGTGAAGATGACCATGTCGTCATAGTTCAAGAGATTGAACAATCTGTTTTCTTCCTGGGAAGTTGTGAAGAGTGTTGTCCAAAAACACCCAGACATTGCTCTTGCTGA